The Coffea arabica cultivar ET-39 chromosome 1e, Coffea Arabica ET-39 HiFi, whole genome shotgun sequence genome has a window encoding:
- the LOC140017019 gene encoding uncharacterized protein, translating to MKIQEVIQHQGGDDRCHANEQEEDWNEAIEDDENLLDRGIRYDDESIPVYSYFNADEEFRKEHFELKVDHKFTSFYKFREALVEWEIREGYEHNYIKNEGSRITAKCAKGCTKVRDDPGYSIPGIVNETRRLFMLDISQKIAARTKQKALEALRGNDMEQYHRLWDYVATVKNSNPDSHISLQIDRRNVEERAIFQRIYYGLGALKNGFLKGYRPIIGLDGCFLKSPFGGQLLTALGRDANENMFPISFAVVEVENYDSWSWFLQELISQIGRGNKGVAYTFISDRQKGLVHAIEELFLESKHRFCLKHMFENFKQRFKNQDLRNMFWEVAAATSMPEHETAIANLARADP from the exons ATGAAGATTCAAGAAGTCATCCAACATCAGGGAGGGGATGATAGATGTCATGCCAATGAGCAGGAAGAGGACTGGAATGAAGCAATAGAGGATGATGAAAACCTGCTTGACAGAGGAATAAGATATGATGATGAAAGCATCCCTGTCTACAGCTACTTCAATGCGGATGAAGAGTTTAGGAAAGAGCACTTTGAACTAAAGGTTGATCATAAATTTACTAGCTTCTATAAGTTTAGAGAGGCTTTGGTGGAATGGGAAATTAGAGAGGGATATGAGCACAACTACATCAAAAATGAAGGCTCTCGAATCACAGCTAAATGTGCAAAGGGGTGCA CTAAAGTGAGGGATGATCCTGGATATAGTATTCCTGGCATAGTGAATGAGACAAGAAGATTATTTATGCTAGATATTAGTCAAAAAATAGCTGCCAGAACAAAGCAAAAAGCATTAGAGGCACTTAGGGGCAATGACATGGAGCAATACCACAGACTTTGGGATTATGTAGCTACTGTTAAAAATTCAAATCCTGATAGTCATATTTCATTGCAAATTGATAGGCGAAATGTTGAGGAAAGAGCTATATTTCAGAGGATATATTATGGTTTAGGTGCTTTGAAAAATGGTTTCCTAAAAGGATATAGACCTATCATAGGACTAGATGGCTGTTTCCTTAAGAGTCCCTTTGGAGGTCAGCTGCTTACAGCCTTGGGTAGGGATGCCAATGAAAATATGTTCCCTATTTCCTTTGCTGTTGTTGAGGTAGAGAATTACGATAGTTGGAGTTGGTTTTTGCAGGAATTAATCAGCCAAATTGGAAGAGGAAACAAAGGAGTGGCTTACACTTTCATTTCAGATAGGCAAAAGGGTCTTGTCCATGCAATTGAAGAATTGTTTCTTGAATCAAAGCACAGATTCTGTTTGAAACATATGTTCGAGAACTTCAAACAAAGATTCAAGAATCAAGACCTTAGAAACATGTTTTGGGAAGTTGCTGCAGCAACAAGCATGCCAGAGCATGAAACTGCCATAGCAAATCTTGCGAGGGCTGACCCATAG